In Phlebotomus papatasi isolate M1 chromosome 1, Ppap_2.1, whole genome shotgun sequence, the following proteins share a genomic window:
- the LOC129799479 gene encoding homeobox protein Nkx-2.2a has translation MQQGYFEVDNSSVSVSGRECCNSTPFSVKDILNIVDQNDDHYLGCHMESMSHQNFMDCDSVAYIDSYPASIPHSFLPHQSYHPPSYSSNLYDYGSHQNVYSNYPPPTSSVMANGHITGAPPIIQPMDSLKNPASGMNIRRTSPNSDTQDPRGMFGSESESRPLKSIDDYELHSFSTSAQQSVVTSEHVQELDSMCHLSENKEDVVQAKDSTNQLVTSSRCELRKNGKVRAKRKPRVLFSQSQVLELERRFRLQRYLSAPEREVLAQTLSLTPTQVKIWFQNRRYKCKRLTIEGGATLTVVKSEVKPMDTVDKSDSTSTKTIHCGQALSKELSMLPKSTFANNLPPPPYPAYTFNHFDHQFSTVAPHPYTTSSFDQKHHYWN, from the exons atgcaACAAGGATATTTTGAAGTTGATAATTCTAGTGTATCAGTGTCAGGGAGGGAGTGTTGCAATTCTACTCCCTTCTCTGTTAAAGATATTCTGAATATCGTGGATCAAAATGATGATCACTATTTGGGGTGCCACATGGAAAG tATGTCTCATCAAAACTTCATGGATTGCGATTCGGTGGCTTACATTGATAGCTATCCTGCATCAATTCCGCACAGTTTCTTGCCTCACCAAAGCTACCATCCACCATCATACTCATCAAATCTCTATGATTACGGATCCCACCAAAATGTTTACTCGAACTACCCTCCACCTACGAGTAGTGTTATGGCCAACGGACACATTACTGGAGCTCCTCCAATAATTCAGCCTATGGATTCATTAAAGAATCCTGCATCAGGAATGAATATTCGAAGAACTTCTCCAAATTCAGATACCCAAGATCCTCGAGGGATGTTTGGCAGCGAATCAGAGAGTAGACCTCTAAAGAGCATCGATGACTATGAGCTGCACTCCTTCTCTACGTCTGCACAGCAATCCGTAGTGACCTCGGAACATGTGCAGGAATTGGATAGCATGTGTCATCTCAGTGAGAACAAAGAGGACGTTGTTCAAGCCA AAGATTCTACAAACCAATTGGTAACGTCGTCGAGGTGTGAGTTGCGGAAAAATGGTAAAGTTCGCGCCAAACGAAAGCCCCGTGTGCTATTTTCGCAGTCGCAAGTTTTGGAACTAGAACGACGCTTCCGGTTACAGAGGTATCTCTCAGCGCCAGAGAGAGAGGTGTTAGCACAAACATTGAGTCTTACGCCGACTCAGGTAAAAATATGGTTCCAAAACCGACGCTATAAGTGCAAGAGACTCACCATTGAAGGTGGAGCAACGCTCACCGTGGTAAAGAGTGAGGTAAAACCAATGGACACCGTGGATAAATCGGATTCGACGAGCACAAAAACCATTCATTGTGGACAAGCCCTTAGTAAAGAATTGAGCATGTTGCCCAAGAGCACCTTCGCCAACAATCTTCCACCACCTCCATATCCTGCTTACACCTTCAATCACTTCGATCATCAGTTCAGCACTGTTGCTCCTCATCCATATACCACATCATCATTTGACCAAAAGCATCACTACTGGAACTGA